Proteins co-encoded in one Halorussus vallis genomic window:
- a CDS encoding bifunctional metallophosphatase/5'-nucleotidase, translated as MAPRLLHYSDIENVYDAPERVGRLAGLLDELRGDDAILAGSGDNTSPGVLALVENGAQALDFYEAVRPDVETFGNHEFDHGKADLRRLVADSPQTWVSANVWETRSDSEERFAAAEGVVPATTVEVGGETVGFVGVTTARTASLNPFATDLEFADPVESARKALADLDADYTAVLSHLGNGDEELARAVDADAILGGHVPTERRDRIEGTLLTRPGDGGSVVLEVDLGTGEVAHHEVADAPVHEGVAAAMRERLAETGLNDVVGRVEEPVCRAETTLFGGECRLGNLVADAYRWATGAEVGLQNSGGVRTGDPLEGEVTAADVVSVTPFEENLAVAEVPGEALRDAFEWAAGPDLDFAEPDWWHAQVSGAEIAWDPETCAVESVRVGGDRLDTDRTYSVALSEYVLHTDDEFPSLGEDLLVERGDIQYEVLVDYARAEGVDAELDGRVRAVGPTAVDGWGSADR; from the coding sequence ATGGCTCCCCGTCTCCTCCACTACTCCGATATCGAGAACGTCTACGACGCCCCTGAACGGGTCGGTCGCCTCGCGGGACTCCTCGACGAACTCCGCGGCGACGACGCGATTCTGGCGGGAAGCGGAGACAACACCTCGCCGGGCGTCCTCGCGCTGGTCGAGAACGGTGCGCAGGCGCTCGACTTCTACGAGGCGGTCCGGCCGGACGTCGAAACGTTCGGCAACCACGAGTTCGACCACGGCAAGGCCGACCTCCGGCGACTCGTCGCCGACTCGCCCCAGACGTGGGTGAGCGCCAACGTCTGGGAGACGCGGTCGGACTCGGAAGAACGATTCGCCGCCGCAGAGGGCGTCGTCCCCGCTACGACCGTGGAGGTCGGCGGGGAGACGGTCGGCTTCGTCGGCGTCACGACCGCCCGAACCGCCTCGCTCAATCCCTTTGCCACCGACCTGGAGTTCGCCGACCCCGTCGAGTCGGCCCGCAAGGCGCTCGCGGACCTCGACGCCGACTACACGGCCGTGCTCTCGCACCTCGGAAACGGCGACGAGGAACTCGCGCGGGCGGTCGACGCCGACGCGATTCTCGGCGGTCACGTCCCGACCGAGCGCCGCGACCGAATCGAGGGCACGCTCCTCACCAGACCCGGCGACGGCGGGTCCGTCGTTCTTGAAGTCGACCTCGGGACCGGCGAGGTCGCCCACCACGAGGTCGCCGACGCCCCCGTCCACGAGGGGGTCGCGGCGGCGATGCGCGAGCGCCTCGCCGAAACCGGTCTGAACGACGTCGTCGGTCGCGTCGAGGAACCCGTTTGCCGCGCGGAGACGACGCTGTTCGGCGGCGAGTGTCGCCTCGGCAATCTGGTCGCCGACGCCTACCGCTGGGCGACCGGCGCGGAGGTCGGCCTCCAGAACAGCGGCGGGGTCCGAACCGGCGACCCCTTGGAGGGGGAGGTGACTGCGGCCGACGTCGTGAGCGTCACGCCGTTCGAGGAGAACCTTGCGGTCGCCGAAGTTCCGGGCGAGGCGCTCCGAGACGCGTTCGAGTGGGCCGCCGGCCCCGACCTCGACTTCGCCGAACCCGACTGGTGGCACGCGCAGGTCAGCGGCGCGGAGATCGCGTGGGACCCCGAAACCTGCGCGGTCGAGTCGGTGCGCGTCGGCGGCGACCGCCTCGATACCGACCGGACCTACTCGGTCGCGCTCTCGGAGTACGTCCTCCACACCGACGATGAGTTCCCCAGCCTCGGCGAGGACCTCCTGGTCGAGCGCGGCGACATCCAGTACGAGGTGCTGGTGGACTACGCCCGCGCGGAGGGGGTCGACGCTGAACTCGACGGCCGGGTGCGCGCCGTCGGACCGACGGCCGTCGACGGTTGGGGTTCCGCCGACAGATAG
- a CDS encoding metal-dependent hydrolase produces MMVGHAMLAFALAASAASARGWSRERAMAFGIAAGAFAAVPDVDMAYALVGLAQVGVASVWTMTAAFWGSSHLVHRAVTHSLVVAVPAALAFALVARERGRPAALALLAGLVAVAWAESGVLGAAVMTLFGLAGLAVALVAADRADLGVRSLFAAALLGLLSHPFGDLFTGAPPRMLYPLDVRLFAERLVLLADPTLNLLAVFALELCTIWLAGYVYLRLTDQDLFWHVDARAALGVAYALAALAMPAPTLEVSYHFVFSVLAVGVVGVAPHLLPSRSVLSADWNDAVTWTLTGLAAVSFATIAYAAVYVIS; encoded by the coding sequence ATGATGGTCGGGCACGCGATGCTGGCGTTCGCGCTCGCGGCGAGCGCGGCGAGCGCCCGGGGGTGGTCGCGCGAGCGGGCGATGGCGTTCGGGATCGCGGCGGGCGCGTTCGCCGCGGTTCCTGACGTGGACATGGCGTACGCGCTCGTCGGCCTCGCCCAGGTGGGAGTCGCGAGCGTTTGGACCATGACCGCCGCGTTCTGGGGGAGTTCGCATCTCGTCCACCGGGCGGTCACCCACTCACTCGTCGTGGCCGTTCCCGCGGCGCTCGCGTTCGCGCTGGTCGCCCGCGAGCGCGGCCGGCCGGCCGCGCTCGCGCTCCTCGCGGGGCTCGTCGCCGTCGCGTGGGCCGAGAGCGGCGTCCTCGGCGCGGCGGTGATGACGCTGTTCGGACTCGCCGGGCTCGCAGTCGCGCTGGTCGCCGCCGACAGGGCCGACCTGGGCGTGCGGTCGCTGTTCGCCGCGGCGCTCCTGGGCCTGCTCTCGCACCCGTTCGGCGACCTCTTCACCGGCGCGCCCCCGAGGATGCTCTACCCGCTCGACGTTCGGCTGTTCGCCGAGCGACTCGTGTTGCTGGCCGACCCGACGCTCAACCTGCTCGCGGTCTTCGCCCTGGAGCTGTGTACCATCTGGCTGGCGGGGTACGTCTACCTCCGGCTCACCGACCAGGACCTGTTCTGGCACGTCGACGCCCGCGCCGCGCTCGGCGTCGCCTACGCCCTCGCCGCGCTCGCGATGCCCGCACCCACGCTCGAGGTGTCGTACCACTTCGTGTTCTCCGTGCTGGCGGTCGGCGTCGTCGGCGTCGCGCCTCACCTGCTCCCCTCCCGGTCGGTGCTCTCGGCCGACTGGAACGACGCCGTCACGTGGACCCTGACCGGCCTCGCGGCCGTCAGTTTCGCGACGATAGCGTACGCGGCGGTCTACGTGATTTCTTGA
- a CDS encoding HesB/IscA family protein, with protein sequence MSTDTAPDGDATPEIEVTETAAEQALSLLEGEEMDIEEAGLRLFVQQGGCAGLSYGMRFDEEPEPDDTVYEHHDLRVFVDPASMNYIEGSIVDYETGLQGAGFHVENPNVVSECGCGESFRT encoded by the coding sequence ATGAGTACCGATACCGCACCCGACGGGGACGCCACGCCCGAAATCGAGGTGACCGAGACGGCGGCCGAGCAGGCTCTCTCGCTGCTGGAAGGCGAGGAGATGGACATCGAGGAGGCCGGCCTTCGGCTGTTCGTCCAGCAGGGCGGCTGCGCGGGCCTCTCCTACGGGATGCGCTTCGACGAAGAACCCGAACCCGACGACACCGTCTACGAACACCACGACCTGCGGGTGTTCGTCGATCCCGCGAGCATGAACTACATCGAGGGGAGCATCGTCGACTACGAAACCGGCCTCCAGGGCGCGGGTTTCCACGTCGAGAACCCCAACGTCGTCAGCGAGTGCGGGTGCGGCGAGAGCTTCCGGACGTAA
- a CDS encoding pyridoxal-phosphate-dependent aminotransferase family protein, whose amino-acid sequence MPEKPDVGELAPPDRTLMGPGPSEVHPRVLRAMSTPLVGHLDPSFIGIMNDVQDLLRYAFRTDNRWTIPVSGTGSASMEAAIGNVVEPGDTMLVPTNGYFGGRMESMAERAGGEVVHVDAPWGEPLDPADVQDAFDEHQPDVFGFVHAETSTGVLQPQVPELTSIAHDHDALVIADTVTSLGGVELRVDEWDVDVAYAGPQKCLSCPPGAAPLTLNDRAMDKVLSREEDARSWYLDLSLLEGYWGDDRSYHHTAPITNIYALREALRLVAEEGIEERWARHREIAGALKAGVEAMGIEMNAPDDYWLPSLNAVQVPEGATDTDVTSYLLEQYDLEIATGLGDLDGDIFRIGCMGYSAREETVSYLMAAFGDALSKQGADVDVEAGLAATAQALGDR is encoded by the coding sequence ATGCCGGAGAAACCGGACGTTGGTGAACTCGCGCCGCCGGACAGGACGCTGATGGGACCCGGACCGAGCGAGGTCCACCCGCGAGTGTTGCGGGCGATGAGCACGCCGCTGGTCGGTCACCTCGACCCCTCGTTCATCGGCATCATGAACGACGTGCAGGACCTGCTCCGGTACGCCTTTCGGACCGACAACCGGTGGACGATTCCGGTTTCGGGCACCGGGTCGGCCTCGATGGAGGCGGCCATCGGCAACGTGGTCGAACCGGGCGACACGATGCTCGTCCCGACCAACGGCTACTTCGGCGGTCGGATGGAGTCGATGGCCGAACGGGCCGGCGGGGAGGTCGTCCACGTCGACGCGCCGTGGGGCGAACCGCTCGACCCCGCCGACGTCCAGGACGCCTTCGACGAACACCAGCCGGACGTGTTCGGCTTCGTCCACGCCGAGACGAGCACGGGCGTCCTCCAGCCCCAGGTTCCGGAACTCACGAGCATCGCCCACGACCACGACGCGCTCGTCATCGCCGACACCGTCACCTCGCTCGGCGGCGTCGAACTCCGCGTCGACGAGTGGGACGTCGACGTGGCCTACGCCGGTCCGCAGAAGTGCCTGTCGTGTCCGCCCGGCGCGGCCCCGCTCACGCTCAACGACCGCGCGATGGACAAGGTGCTCTCTCGCGAGGAGGACGCCCGGTCGTGGTACCTCGACCTCTCGCTGCTGGAGGGCTACTGGGGCGACGACCGGTCGTACCACCACACCGCGCCCATCACGAACATTTACGCGCTCCGTGAGGCCCTGCGACTGGTCGCCGAGGAGGGCATCGAGGAGCGGTGGGCGCGCCACCGCGAAATCGCGGGCGCGCTGAAGGCCGGCGTCGAGGCGATGGGCATCGAGATGAACGCCCCCGACGACTACTGGCTGCCGAGCCTCAACGCGGTGCAGGTCCCCGAGGGCGCGACCGACACCGACGTGACCAGCTACCTGCTGGAGCAGTACGACCTCGAGATCGCCACCGGACTCGGCGACCTCGACGGCGACATCTTCCGTATCGGCTGTATGGGCTACTCCGCCCGGGAGGAGACCGTCTCGTACCTGATGGCCGCATTCGGCGACGCGCTCTCGAAGCAGGGCGCCGACGTCGACGTGGAGGCCGGACTCGCCGCCACCGCGCAGGCGCTGGGCGACAGATAG
- a CDS encoding DUF5816 domain-containing protein, protein MDAITTADGETVYVSRDDGERGSKGPFFVVYGSESGEDRYGYFCGNCERIDNAMDPMGRIECNACGNIRKPTEWDAAHE, encoded by the coding sequence ATGGACGCGATCACGACCGCCGACGGCGAGACGGTGTACGTCTCCCGCGACGACGGCGAACGCGGTTCGAAGGGACCGTTCTTCGTCGTCTACGGTAGCGAATCGGGTGAGGACCGCTACGGGTACTTCTGCGGGAACTGCGAGCGCATCGACAACGCGATGGACCCGATGGGTCGCATCGAGTGCAACGCCTGCGGCAACATCCGCAAGCCGACGGAGTGGGACGCGGCCCACGAGTGA
- a CDS encoding mechanosensitive ion channel family protein produces MASLLDTVLQELESYLTSPATNTADVLLAAVILVVGWYVGALVVRLVGRQVARKFQRPSLTKTALGGIRATVMVMAAVVAANYLGLQTGDIFLSVTVFSAVLGFVLAPIIGSIINGLFLLADQPYEIGDMIEFVERDTRGYVEDITLRYTKVFTLENTFLVIPNSSMRDRDIINYSAEDTRSRLSMELLVTYEGDLEEARAILERAARETPEVVEGGPDIRIGSARYASEPVAYIKEFADHGVLLDLRYWVKDPYFMPRVRSKIQERVWEQLPDADVEIAYPHSHLVFDETSGTARVSVEDGAEVPGQESVAGGSESAEADAAPADRGEDVAGDSRASPEEFDSRN; encoded by the coding sequence ATGGCGAGTCTGCTGGACACCGTCCTGCAAGAGTTGGAGTCGTATCTCACCTCGCCCGCGACCAACACGGCCGACGTCCTGCTCGCCGCGGTCATCCTCGTGGTCGGCTGGTACGTGGGGGCGCTGGTGGTGCGACTCGTCGGCCGGCAGGTCGCGCGGAAGTTCCAGCGACCCAGCCTGACCAAGACCGCCCTCGGCGGAATTCGGGCGACCGTGATGGTGATGGCCGCCGTGGTCGCGGCGAACTACCTCGGGTTGCAGACCGGCGATATCTTCCTCTCGGTGACGGTGTTCTCGGCGGTGCTGGGGTTCGTGCTCGCGCCCATCATCGGCTCCATCATCAACGGCCTGTTCCTGCTGGCGGACCAGCCCTACGAAATCGGCGACATGATCGAGTTCGTCGAGCGCGACACCCGCGGTTACGTCGAGGACATCACGCTCCGGTACACGAAGGTCTTCACCCTGGAGAACACCTTCCTTGTCATCCCCAACTCCAGCATGCGCGACCGCGACATCATCAACTACTCCGCCGAGGACACCCGTTCGCGGCTCTCGATGGAGTTGCTGGTCACCTACGAGGGCGACCTGGAGGAAGCGCGCGCGATACTGGAGCGGGCCGCCCGGGAGACGCCCGAGGTGGTCGAGGGCGGCCCGGACATCCGCATCGGGAGCGCGCGCTACGCCTCCGAACCGGTGGCGTATATCAAGGAGTTTGCCGACCACGGCGTCCTGCTCGACCTCCGGTACTGGGTGAAAGACCCCTACTTCATGCCGCGCGTCCGCTCGAAGATTCAGGAGCGCGTCTGGGAGCAACTACCCGACGCCGACGTCGAGATCGCGTACCCCCACAGCCACCTCGTCTTCGACGAGACGAGCGGTACGGCCCGGGTCAGCGTGGAGGATGGGGCCGAAGTCCCCGGGCAGGAGAGCGTCGCCGGCGGGTCCGAATCCGCCGAGGCCGACGCCGCGCCGGCCGACCGCGGGGAGGACGTGGCGGGCGACTCGCGCGCCTCGCCCGAAGAGTTCGACTCCCGGAACTGA
- a CDS encoding DUF7116 family protein: protein MAPVSTPPVEQARSIFSDLGYTVSGDGEEFRAERKWRVVRVTALAESGETPDDGELRCFVTWSDQAQQLRRQLRRTNPAYEWAIISVREGGDYEVMRAPPGAKQAV from the coding sequence ATGGCCCCTGTTAGCACACCGCCAGTCGAACAGGCGCGGTCGATATTCAGCGACCTCGGATACACCGTGTCCGGCGACGGCGAGGAATTCCGGGCCGAGCGCAAGTGGCGAGTGGTGCGAGTGACGGCGCTCGCGGAGTCGGGCGAGACCCCCGACGACGGCGAGCTTCGCTGTTTCGTAACGTGGTCAGACCAGGCCCAGCAGCTTCGACGCCAGCTTCGACGGACGAATCCGGCATACGAGTGGGCGATAATAAGCGTCCGCGAAGGCGGCGACTACGAAGTGATGCGCGCGCCGCCGGGGGCGAAACAGGCGGTATAA
- a CDS encoding dodecin, with the protein MVFKKITLIGTSEESFDAAADDAIDRAEETLENVKWIEVDELGVEVANAPDRQYQAEVTVAFELEE; encoded by the coding sequence ATGGTGTTCAAGAAGATAACCCTCATCGGGACGAGCGAGGAGAGTTTCGACGCCGCGGCCGACGACGCCATCGACCGCGCCGAGGAGACGCTCGAGAACGTCAAGTGGATAGAAGTGGACGAACTCGGCGTCGAAGTGGCGAACGCGCCCGACCGGCAGTATCAGGCGGAGGTTACCGTCGCCTTCGAACTCGAAGAGTAG
- a CDS encoding universal stress protein, with amino-acid sequence MTRVVVPVRYPLSAHSRRTLEEAIGVAEERDAELTVLHVNLYHKGKTVSRAELKRAVEEEFGPLPHTRYVIREGFLVEETILEEVAAEHADVVVIGHKQSGRWRRMLRKLTSDPNVDSYLREKLDAEVITVGK; translated from the coding sequence ATGACCCGCGTCGTCGTCCCCGTCCGATATCCGCTCTCGGCACACTCGCGTCGGACCCTCGAAGAGGCCATCGGCGTGGCCGAGGAACGCGACGCCGAGTTGACCGTCCTCCACGTCAACCTCTACCACAAGGGCAAGACCGTGAGCCGCGCCGAACTCAAGCGCGCGGTCGAGGAGGAGTTCGGACCGCTCCCCCACACGCGGTACGTGATTCGGGAGGGGTTCCTGGTCGAGGAGACCATCCTCGAAGAGGTCGCGGCGGAACACGCCGACGTGGTGGTCATCGGCCACAAGCAGTCGGGTCGTTGGCGGCGCATGCTCCGGAAGCTGACCTCCGACCCGAACGTCGACAGCTACCTCCGGGAGAAACTCGACGCCGAGGTAATCACGGTCGGAAAGTGA